AGATCTCATTTAATGCCTTGGCATCCATGACAGCAGctcttttttgtttaatccATTTCGACCTTACAGATAATCTTGTTGAGACATTACTTGGTACTTTTGAAGCAGTTTTTGATGCTTCAATAACATTAACCTTACtatcatttgattttttgtCCTTTTCATTCTTTTTGGATTTTTTGTCTGACATTTTTACTTCCTTTTCCTCCTTACTCTTTTTCacctttttttctttcttcttgtctttattcttcaattttgattctttcttttcttctttactTTTCTTCACTTTAGATTCTTTTTTCTgcttcttttctttcttcttctccTTCTTCTCCTTCtttcttctctttttaCTCGATTgttcatcttcatttatATCAGATTTTTCACTAGTTGACTTATCCTCAGGTTCCATTTCTTCTCTGTTACGTTTTACGTTTGAATAggatttcaattttttagtTTCTGGATCCCATGTACTGGATAAAGTGTCACCTTTCACAAAGTGTACCCCCCATTTACCGTTGAGTATCTTATCCtttctttgtttttctaattcatttgatatttcttcttctttaccATTTAATCTACCtaaaattctttgaaagACATCTAAACCAGCACATTCACcattatcaaattcatcTGCTCTTTCCTTTCTTTTAATCTTAGCACCTAACCCTAAattatcatctttaatCGTCACTTTAATATGAGCTGTACTGGAAACTCTTGGATTGGTACCAAGACCATCACCTGGGGTCCAGccaaatttttctaattgtttATGACCGAATCTTGATGTGTCATTACTCCAATTCGTGTTTCTTGGATCTAAACCAAATCTTTGCTTTATTCTTGTACCGGCTAACCCCATTATTTTGTAACAATATTCTTAATACGttggaaataaataaatattattataatcgCTCTGGTATATAAATGTCTTCTAATTATTTATGTAGGTATAGgaattttctatatttttcgAAGCTCATCacttcaaaaatttttcaaaccTACTACGGCTATTTTCGGACATTTGTTTGGATTGATGAAATAAAGGTATGtatgaaaatattagtacaaaaaatataaaaataagaaagtatattaaaaaaagaaaaaaaaatagactTATGCATTTGGTGAAGTGTAACAAACTTATCTAAATAAATAGGTTGTAAAacaaaaagtaaaaaataataaaaaattaaaaaacttATTTTCGTAGTAGTCGAGTAAAGTGACTTATAGTAATGCCAGCTATACTCCTTACTTCATATCAACTAACTTAAACCATTTATAAGATGTAGTACTAAAGAAAAGTTTAATTAGACAAGATAAAGGtagtttattatttataaggAAGTTAGATGCGTATATATGATGAATCTAAAAAAGTATATCAGAAATTGCATGAATTATATGGCAgaaaattgataatgaGTAATTAGattagaaattaaagaaaatatcgAAGAGACTGAGTGAATGACAAAATGTTAATGTAAAGGGAAATACAAAcaaatagaataaaaaaagaaagggTAATATATTAATCTAATAAATGAGAAATGATCGAAAGCTAAatagagaaaaataaaaatcaaatattcaaaaaagaaatcagGGCTTGCTTTCAGTAAAATATACAGATACAGTCGGATGAGTTTTTGCCCTAAGCAAACCATAGTTCCATAGTTTGCATGATTTCTGGTGGGAATACTTGCAGCATTTGCATTGCTTCTTCTCTTGGTAAAGTACCTAAAATCTTTTTGACTGAATCTACAATGGCTTGAGCATTTTTCCCGGTAATCATTTTAGCATGTAAAGCTTCAATGACAACTTTCACAATAGTCGagattttatttgaatctaaGTTACCAAAgccattattttcaatcaaatggtttaaaaatttgtaattgaatGCAGCAGTTTCTTCGTCACCCAAAGTTGGTAAAGTTTTGAACCACATATCCACATAATTTGAGAAATTAgattgtaaattatttgatgattGATAAGCTGTCAATATTTTAGCCATAGCTGCACTTGCATTATCAGTGGCAGtttcattatcttcatttttagCGTCTGGAATAGTTGTTAATTGAGATAAAGTATCTAATGAAGTCAAACATAATTCCATAAATGAATTTGGTGCGTATTGAGCACAAATACCAAGTACATATGAAGATGCTTGACGTAAAGTTGGATCAGGCGAGACCAGACAGCTTGATAATTTTGGAATGAAAGCATCTTTAAATGGAGCAGAAGAATCACCACAGTATTGAATCATATCAGCAATGGCAGTAAATgcaaaaataatcaaaatactattattagaCTGTAAGAAAGTTGAAATTAAAGGCCATAAATCTTGgaaatctttcaaatagTTTATGCTTGAGATTTTGAACATCatattaatagatttattGATTGAATCTAACAAGTTTTCATCAGCATATTCATCATAATCCTCATCTAcatcttcattatattcatcatctaaattttttctatcaTCAATACGTCTAAAGATATCTgttaaattagaaattatacCTTTAGTGAAAAGTGCCATTATTTCTGAAGAAGgttgtaaataatttaataattggaaaCATAACattaaagaagaatgaTAAATTTGAGTAATTTCGGGCATTGGCTCAACCATGATACCATTAAtcaattttgtaattgataATGTCCATAATTGTAATACTTCTTCTGAAATGGATGGAGtgtttgtattattattattagtggtattattattagtggCATTATTAGCGGCATTGATATTGGTATTAGTATTACCATTACCAAGAGATGATGGAGAAGAAGTAGGAATTAAACATGTTAATAAGATTGGAATAAAACTTGCACCAGTAGCACGAACTCCATcatgtaaataaaaatctaTGGAAGGTAAAGCAATATCCattaatatatctttaaCATAAGGACCGAAGTTCGAGCCTAATACACTTGCATAAACTTGCAATAAATCCATTGCTGTAACTTTATCATCTAAAATGGACGTATGAATAGCTATATGCTTACCTTGAATTTGGACCACATCCCATTCTGAGTATTGTTGATAGTTAGAagcttcttcttcttcaatcaAACTAACATCTTGACTGGCTTTAGCAGtttcaattaaagaagGTAAAACGATTGGtaataattgaatgaaATCTGTACCTAATAATCTACAAATTCTTGACCAACCATGCTCTAAATATGGTTTTAATGAATCATCATCTTGAATACcttgattttgataattaattaatagttgaattaaatcatttgaatattcactaaatttttctttaccGACAGCTAATGCGATTAAAGTGGAACATTCTATACATTTCCCCTTTAATACTCTACTTTCATCCACCATTGTAGAGTTGggatcattaatatttgtattagattgaatagaattattattcaagaCTTTTAATAAGATTGGCATTAAAGtatcataatatttaatgaattttttttcagctGCTTCAGCGATGAATGCAATTGTAGTTAAAGCTTGTTCTTGAACATATAATTTATCTCTTTGTAATaaagttaataaattggttaataattcatccaAGTAAGGCTCTAAGatatctttatttgaatGTTCCGAAAAATTGACCAATGCAGCAGCTGCATGAGTTTGTACTctatcaattgaatttggagttaattttgatattaaagCTGGtagaattttattatgaGAAGTCAATTGAATCAATGGAGCAAAATCTGTAGAGATTTGACCCAAGACATTACAACAAGCGTATTGAACTCTTGGATGAGGATCGTTAATTAATGGCAAGACCATATCCAggattttattaatttcaccAATTAAAACGTCTCTACAACCTTCAGCAGCAGAAGATAAAGCCATCAAAGCTGCAAATCTTTGTCTCCATTCTGAAGAAACAATCATTTGTTGTAAATATTGGAAAAGTGTTGGAGCTAAATATTTACCACCTAATTTCAAAGAGACTCTATCAAGAGCTTGTCTTGCATGATCATAAGtgatttcttcatcatccaAATCATCAGTATCATCTGAATTTGACCATTCTTGGGAATTTTCATCATCGATGGAGATTTCTGTCATCAATAAAAGAGTATTCATTATAATGGAATCACagaaattagaatttgatTTACACATCTGTGGGGCGTTTTCCGCAAAACTTGTTAATAATTCCAAAGCTGTGGTTCTTGTTTGAGTCTCTAAATCCaaattaacatttttaatgACGATATTTAAGAATTGGATCATATTATCGAATAAATCCTTAAACAATTTAGGAGCTAATTCTaccaattcaattaaagattCAAATACTGAAGTTAAAGCTTCATCTTTggaatcatttaaaaaatttggcaatgaatttaataatgaaggTAAAAGTGGAGTAATTTGATTCCAATTTGATTTGGATAAACTCTTGAAATACCCTACAAATGCAATTACTGAATTAATCTTGACGTTATCTATATTATCTGTGAATCCTGATTCGAAAATGGACAGGATATGAGTGATATCTAAATCgtttattaataaagtGGGGACAATGGAAAAGATTCTAAAAGAGGATTCTCTGAAGTTTggattttcatctttaagAGCTTGTAAAAGAGTTTGTAACAATTCGGGCCAATTTGGTAAATCTGGCTGAGAACATTCTGCGATTGCGTCTGATAATTTGTGTCTTAGATTATTTGGTTTGTTGTAATCGATGAAACCTTTCAAAAGAGTGGATCTGATCTGTGCCAAGATATCTTGAGGCAATTCTGTGATATTTTTAGAGATTAAGATTGTTTTGGAATCTGGAGGGGCTCTTAGAGCTAGTTTTCTGAATAGGACTGCAGAAAGAGCAGATAATGTTTCGTCTGTGGAGTAGGCTGCTTGTTCCGAGAGGAAGATCAATAGGATGTGGATGTTTTCCTTTGTAATCCAGTTATTgttcaattgattttcaGCGTCTGAacgaatattattatctggAGAAGCAAATCCCAATAGGATGTTTGAAAGAGTGGAATTTGTTTCATCCGGTAAAGCAGACATTTTCGAGTGTTTGCACTGGGGCGATTGTAATTGGGTGGAGGAGGTTTTGAGAATGGGTTGTTATAAATTTGCTCTGTATATgttgttttatatttttttgtctgattgttttttttacaaatctttaaagacaaaggaaaaaaaaatggcaATAAAAAGcgtattaaaaataaaataaataaataataatactaata
This DNA window, taken from Henningerozyma blattae CBS 6284 chromosome 3, complete genome, encodes the following:
- the PXR1 gene encoding telomerase inhibitor (similar to Saccharomyces cerevisiae PXR1 (YGR280C); ancestral locus Anc_5.12); translation: MGLAGTRIKQRFGLDPRNTNWSNDTSRFGHKQLEKFGWTPGDGLGTNPRVSSTAHIKVTIKDDNLGLGAKIKRKERADEFDNGECAGLDVFQRILGRLNGKEEEISNELEKQRKDKILNGKWGVHFVKGDTLSSTWDPETKKLKSYSNVKRNREEMEPEDKSTSEKSDINEDEQSSKKRRKKEKKEKKKEKKQKKESKVKKSKEEKKESKLKNKDKKKEKKVKKSKEEKEVKMSDKKSKKNEKDKKSNDSKVNVIEASKTASKVPSNVSTRLSVRSKWIKQKRAAVMDAKALNEIFMVTNN
- the PSE1 gene encoding importin PSE1 (similar to Saccharomyces cerevisiae PSE1 (YMR308C); ancestral locus Anc_5.11), whose product is MSALPDETNSTLSNILLGFASPDNNIRSDAENQLNNNWITKENIHILLIFLSEQAAYSTDETLSALSAVLFRKLALRAPPDSKTILISKNITELPQDILAQIRSTLLKGFIDYNKPNNLRHKLSDAIAECSQPDLPNWPELLQTLLQALKDENPNFRESSFRIFSIVPTLLINDLDITHILSIFESGFTDNIDNVKINSVIAFVGYFKSLSKSNWNQITPLLPSLLNSLPNFLNDSKDEALTSVFESLIELVELAPKLFKDLFDNMIQFLNIVIKNVNLDLETQTRTTALELLTSFAENAPQMCKSNSNFCDSIIMNTLLLMTEISIDDENSQEWSNSDDTDDLDDEEITYDHARQALDRVSLKLGGKYLAPTLFQYLQQMIVSSEWRQRFAALMALSSAAEGCRDVLIGEINKILDMVLPLINDPHPRVQYACCNVLGQISTDFAPLIQLTSHNKILPALISKLTPNSIDRVQTHAAAALVNFSEHSNKDILEPYLDELLTNLLTLLQRDKLYVQEQALTTIAFIAEAAEKKFIKYYDTLMPILLKVLNNNSIQSNTNINDPNSTMVDESRVLKGKCIECSTLIALAVGKEKFSEYSNDLIQLLINYQNQGIQDDDSLKPYLEHGWSRICRLLGTDFIQLLPIVLPSLIETAKASQDVSLIEEEEASNYQQYSEWDVVQIQGKHIAIHTSILDDKVTAMDLLQVYASVLGSNFGPYVKDILMDIALPSIDFYLHDGVRATGASFIPILLTCLIPTSSPSSLGNGNTNTNINAANNATNNNTTNNNNTNTPSISEEVLQLWTLSITKLINGIMVEPMPEITQIYHSSLMLCFQLLNYLQPSSEIMALFTKGIISNLTDIFRRIDDRKNLDDEYNEDVDEDYDEYADENLLDSINKSINMMFKISSINYLKDFQDLWPLISTFLQSNNSILIIFAFTAIADMIQYCGDSSAPFKDAFIPKLSSCLVSPDPTLRQASSYVLGICAQYAPNSFMELCLTSLDTLSQLTTIPDAKNEDNETATDNASAAMAKILTAYQSSNNLQSNFSNYVDMWFKTLPTLGDEETAAFNYKFLNHLIENNGFGNLDSNKISTIVKVVIEALHAKMITGKNAQAIVDSVKKILGTLPREEAMQMLQVFPPEIMQTMELWFA